In the Clostridium beijerinckii genome, one interval contains:
- a CDS encoding DUF1667 domain-containing protein, protein MEKELICICCPKGCHLKVDAENKSVQGNGCNRGIEYGINEVTNPVRVITSTVKVDNGELPVVPVKTNNPIPKGLNFKCMEEINKVTIKAPVKIGDVVIKDVLGTGVDIVATRNIHEK, encoded by the coding sequence ATGGAAAAAGAATTAATTTGTATATGTTGCCCTAAGGGATGTCATTTAAAAGTAGATGCTGAAAATAAAAGTGTACAAGGTAATGGCTGTAATAGAGGTATTGAGTATGGAATAAATGAAGTTACAAATCCAGTACGAGTAATAACTTCTACTGTTAAAGTAGACAATGGAGAATTACCAGTAGTACCTGTTAAAACAAATAATCCAATTCCTAAGGGACTTAATTTCAAATGCATGGAAGAAATAAATAAAGTGACAATAAAGGCTCCTGTTAAAATAGGAGATGTTGTAATAAAAGATGTTCTTGGAACTGGCGTTGATATAGTTGCGACAAGAAATATACATGAAAAATAG
- the sdaAA gene encoding L-serine ammonia-lyase, iron-sulfur-dependent, subunit alpha, producing the protein MFAKTGTELLEICEKHNISLSEYAIRYEVEEKGLSRDEVIEKMRKNLSVMISAANEAMEKEVYSVSGLIGGDAFKIHNYARRGKTLTGDVTNIAMAMALSSSEVNASMGKIVACPTAGSCGILPAVILSAGEKLGLDEEGLINGLFAAAAVGMIIGLNATLAGAEGGCQAECGSASAMGAAAVIEMMGGTPEMSLDAAAIVIKNVLGLVCDPVAGLVEIPCAKRNAQGAITALCMADMVMAGVASKIPFDDTVSAMYKVGKSLPESLRETALGGIAVTKTGLKLKEQVFGKK; encoded by the coding sequence ATGTTTGCAAAAACAGGTACGGAATTGTTAGAAATATGTGAAAAACATAATATTTCATTAAGTGAATATGCAATAAGATATGAGGTAGAAGAAAAAGGATTGTCAAGAGACGAAGTAATAGAGAAAATGAGGAAAAATTTGAGCGTTATGATTTCGGCTGCTAATGAGGCAATGGAAAAAGAAGTTTATTCTGTTAGCGGATTAATTGGTGGAGATGCTTTTAAGATACATAATTATGCTAGGAGAGGAAAAACTTTGACAGGTGATGTAACTAATATAGCTATGGCTATGGCACTTTCTTCATCTGAGGTTAATGCTTCTATGGGCAAGATAGTTGCATGTCCAACGGCTGGTTCTTGTGGAATATTACCAGCAGTAATTTTAAGTGCTGGAGAAAAACTTGGATTAGATGAAGAAGGACTTATAAATGGATTATTTGCCGCAGCTGCTGTAGGAATGATTATTGGATTAAATGCAACACTAGCAGGAGCAGAAGGTGGATGTCAGGCAGAATGTGGGTCAGCTTCCGCAATGGGAGCAGCTGCTGTTATTGAGATGATGGGAGGAACTCCTGAGATGAGTTTAGATGCAGCAGCCATAGTAATTAAAAATGTACTTGGCCTTGTTTGTGATCCAGTTGCGGGACTTGTTGAAATACCATGTGCCAAGAGAAATGCACAAGGAGCAATAACTGCTTTATGCATGGCAGATATGGTAATGGCAGGTGTAGCTTCAAAAATACCATTTGACGATACGGTAAGTGCTATGTATAAGGTAGGAAAAAGCTTGCCAGAATCACTTAGAGAAACAGCTTTAGGCGGAATAGCTGTAACTAAAACAGGACTAAAGCTTAAAGAACAGGTATTTGGAAAGAAATAA
- a CDS encoding FAD:protein FMN transferase, with product MIVIIIVILFFIFVTGKIEKHEATRSSYALGTLINLRANGNKAKMAIDKALERLNQIDDRMSAFKESSDISKINFNAGNKGKKVNNDTYFVVKKAIEYSKVLEGTFDPTIRPLVKLWSIGTKEEKVPEKSQIEKTLKLVNYNDVIFDDKNNSIMLKHDKQALDVGGIAKGFAADEVRDIFYQYNIKSALIDLGGNIFALGSKEDGSAWKVGIQNPFKPRGEFIGILSVKNKSIVTSGNYERYFIKDGKRFHHIIDPKTGYPSESKIISATIISDNSIEGDGLSTGVYIIGIDKAMKIIETIEGIDAIFITEDKKIYKTSGIDESIFTLTDSEFF from the coding sequence ATGATTGTGATAATAATAGTTATTTTATTTTTTATATTTGTGACTGGTAAAATTGAAAAACATGAAGCAACTAGGAGCAGTTATGCTCTTGGAACTTTGATCAACTTAAGAGCAAATGGAAATAAAGCTAAAATGGCAATAGATAAAGCGCTAGAAAGGTTAAACCAAATTGATGATAGAATGTCAGCTTTCAAAGAAAGTAGTGATATATCAAAAATAAATTTTAATGCAGGAAATAAGGGAAAGAAAGTAAATAATGATACTTATTTTGTAGTTAAAAAAGCCATAGAATACAGTAAAGTTTTAGAAGGTACTTTTGATCCTACAATAAGGCCATTAGTAAAGTTATGGAGCATAGGTACAAAAGAAGAAAAAGTTCCAGAAAAATCTCAAATAGAGAAAACATTAAAACTTGTAAATTACAATGATGTTATTTTTGATGACAAAAATAATTCAATAATGCTAAAACATGATAAGCAAGCTTTAGATGTCGGAGGTATTGCAAAAGGATTTGCAGCTGATGAAGTAAGAGATATTTTTTATCAGTATAATATTAAAAGTGCATTAATTGATTTAGGTGGAAACATTTTTGCTCTTGGAAGTAAGGAAGACGGTTCAGCTTGGAAAGTTGGAATTCAAAACCCATTTAAGCCTAGGGGAGAATTTATAGGAATATTAAGCGTAAAAAATAAATCAATAGTAACCTCAGGCAATTATGAAAGATATTTTATAAAAGATGGAAAGAGATTTCATCATATAATTGACCCTAAAACAGGATACCCATCTGAAAGCAAAATTATAAGTGCAACTATTATATCAGATAATTCAATTGAAGGAGATGGCTTATCAACTGGTGTTTATATAATTGGTATTGATAAAGCTATGAAGATTATAGAAACTATAGAGGGCATTGACGCTATATTTATTACAGAAGATAAGAAAATATATAAAACATCAGGTATTGATGAAAGTATTTTTACATTAACAGATAGTGAATTTTTTTAG
- a CDS encoding glycerol-3-phosphate responsive antiterminator: MNIKELLEENPIIAAVKNEEQLNQALDSEAQVIFVLFGDVMNIKEISEIITSRNKIGIIHIDLVEGFTNKEIVVKYIKEETKFSGIISTKPQVVKLAKKYNLLGVQRVFIFDTLSLNNVKNHMISECDAIEVLPGIIPKVIEIISKYSSKPVVAGGLIETKEEVMQALNSGATCVSTTKKEIWNM; the protein is encoded by the coding sequence ATGAATATAAAAGAGTTATTAGAAGAAAATCCAATTATAGCAGCAGTAAAAAATGAAGAACAATTAAATCAGGCATTAGATTCAGAAGCTCAAGTTATATTTGTTTTATTTGGAGATGTAATGAATATTAAAGAGATAAGTGAAATTATAACATCTAGAAATAAAATAGGAATAATCCATATAGATTTAGTTGAAGGATTTACGAATAAGGAAATTGTTGTAAAGTATATTAAAGAAGAAACTAAATTTAGTGGAATAATAAGTACAAAGCCACAAGTTGTAAAACTAGCAAAAAAGTATAATTTACTAGGAGTTCAAAGAGTTTTTATATTTGATACACTTTCTTTAAACAATGTAAAAAATCATATGATTTCTGAATGCGATGCAATAGAGGTACTGCCGGGAATAATTCCAAAGGTAATTGAAATCATTTCAAAGTATTCTAGTAAGCCAGTCGTTGCTGGAGGACTAATTGAAACTAAGGAAGAGGTAATGCAGGCATTAAATTCAGGAGCAACATGCGTATCTACAACTAAAAAAGAAATTTGGAATATGTAG
- a CDS encoding response regulator transcription factor, protein MNLGARDQITILIVDDEKSIVDFIKMGLEGEGYLVYEAYDGNEAIELARKINPNIVILDIMLPGMDGYEVCSIIKKSIKTSVIMLTALDEVDDKVKGLDIGADDYMAKPFSFKELLARINARIRNSFPELSDITYIGNFKVDDKAHEITYREKVLDLPPTQYNLLSFLLMNNGIALSKSLILEKVWGYDFNGEDNIVEVYIRYLRDKIGDKDHNIIKTVRGVGYKMVAQ, encoded by the coding sequence ATGAACTTAGGAGCAAGAGATCAGATTACTATTCTTATAGTTGATGATGAAAAAAGTATAGTGGACTTTATTAAAATGGGGTTAGAAGGTGAAGGGTATTTAGTATATGAAGCATATGATGGGAATGAAGCAATAGAGCTAGCAAGAAAAATAAATCCTAATATAGTTATATTGGATATTATGCTGCCAGGAATGGATGGATATGAGGTATGTTCAATTATTAAGAAGTCTATAAAAACATCAGTTATTATGCTAACAGCATTAGATGAAGTTGATGATAAGGTAAAAGGGTTGGATATTGGAGCTGATGATTATATGGCAAAACCTTTTAGCTTCAAGGAGCTTTTAGCACGCATTAATGCGAGGATAAGAAATAGTTTTCCGGAGCTAAGCGATATTACTTATATAGGAAATTTTAAAGTGGATGATAAAGCTCATGAAATAACCTATCGTGAAAAAGTATTAGATCTACCTCCAACCCAATACAATTTGTTAAGTTTTTTACTTATGAATAATGGAATAGCATTGAGCAAATCGCTTATACTTGAAAAAGTATGGGGATATGATTTTAATGGAGAAGATAATATTGTTGAAGTATACATAAGGTACTTAAGAGATAAGATTGGAGACAAAGATCATAATATCATTAAAACTGTCCGAGGTGTTGGATATAAGATGGTGGCACAATGA
- the sdaAB gene encoding L-serine ammonia-lyase, iron-sulfur-dependent subunit beta, with protein MKGIGVFDILGPIMIGPSSSHTAGAARLGKIARSIAGGDVSEVTFLLHGSFAKTYKGHGTDRALVAGILGMEPSDEKLRYSMEIAKEKGVKFLFKEAELGDVHPNTVKFIIKTIDGKYCEVMGSSIGGGNIQVIEVNNNKVDFTGMYETLIIAHKDAPGVINSVTSILYSENINVAFMRVFRQQKGHEAIMIFEMDNKVNNILIEKIKKIELVHNVISISPAKEGE; from the coding sequence ATGAAAGGGATAGGAGTTTTCGATATTTTAGGGCCTATTATGATAGGACCCTCAAGTTCACATACAGCAGGTGCAGCGAGACTTGGTAAGATAGCAAGAAGTATAGCAGGTGGAGATGTATCAGAGGTGACATTTTTACTACATGGTTCATTTGCTAAAACATATAAAGGTCATGGAACAGATAGGGCTTTAGTTGCTGGTATTTTAGGAATGGAACCAAGCGATGAAAAACTTAGGTATTCTATGGAGATAGCAAAAGAAAAAGGTGTTAAATTTTTATTTAAGGAGGCAGAATTAGGGGATGTGCATCCTAACACAGTAAAATTCATTATAAAAACAATTGATGGGAAGTATTGTGAAGTTATGGGATCATCAATTGGTGGCGGAAATATTCAGGTTATAGAAGTTAATAATAATAAGGTTGATTTTACTGGAATGTATGAAACTTTAATAATAGCTCATAAAGATGCGCCAGGTGTAATTAATAGTGTTACAAGTATATTATATAGTGAAAATATAAATGTAGCTTTTATGAGAGTTTTTAGGCAGCAAAAAGGGCATGAAGCTATAATGATTTTTGAGATGGACAATAAAGTGAATAATATTTTAATAGAGAAAATTAAGAAAATAGAATTAGTACATAATGTAATCTCAATAAGCCCAGCAAAGGAAGGTGAATAA
- a CDS encoding NAD(P)/FAD-dependent oxidoreductase, giving the protein MYDVAIIGSGVIGNSIFRELTKYNLKVVVLEKEKDVSMGTSKANSAIVHAGYDPKEGTLMAKYNVAGNEMFEDLCKELSVPFKRNGSLIIAFNDEDMKTVQALYENGTKIGVKDLQILSKEQVLEKEPNLNQEIFGALYAPTGGIVGPFEYTIALAENAVANGGEIKLEKEVVAIEKNDTFKITTKDGEIIESKFVINAAGLYADKIHNLVCKESFKIVPRSGEYFVMDKTQGNVVSHTIFQCPSKLGKGVLVTPTVHGNLLVGPDARDIEDKGDVGTLAEGLNEVRDASMRTTNKVNFREIIRSFAGLRANPDTGDFIVEENDEVKGFVDVAGMKSPGLSSAPAIALDVVEILKEAGCKLDKKSDFKAKREQIHFMELSAKEKAELIKKNPQYGRMVCRCESITEGEIVDAIKRSIGIPSLDSIKRRCRPGMGRCQGGFCGPRVQEIIARECNVPLEDVVQEKSDSYILLGKTK; this is encoded by the coding sequence ATGTATGATGTAGCAATAATTGGATCAGGGGTTATTGGAAATTCTATTTTTAGGGAACTAACTAAGTATAATTTAAAAGTAGTTGTTTTAGAAAAAGAAAAAGATGTATCGATGGGAACAAGCAAAGCAAATTCAGCAATAGTTCATGCTGGATATGATCCTAAAGAAGGTACTTTAATGGCAAAATATAATGTAGCTGGAAATGAGATGTTTGAAGATCTTTGCAAAGAGTTAAGTGTACCTTTTAAGAGAAACGGATCTCTGATAATAGCTTTTAACGATGAAGATATGAAAACAGTACAAGCTCTTTATGAAAATGGGACAAAAATAGGCGTAAAAGATTTACAAATTTTAAGTAAAGAACAGGTTCTAGAAAAGGAACCAAACCTTAATCAAGAAATTTTTGGAGCTTTATATGCACCAACTGGTGGTATAGTAGGTCCGTTTGAATATACAATTGCACTAGCAGAAAATGCAGTAGCTAATGGAGGAGAAATTAAGCTAGAAAAAGAAGTTGTTGCGATAGAAAAAAATGATACATTCAAAATTACAACTAAAGATGGAGAAATAATAGAATCAAAATTTGTAATAAATGCAGCTGGACTTTATGCAGATAAAATTCATAATTTAGTTTGTAAGGAAAGCTTTAAGATAGTACCAAGAAGCGGAGAATACTTTGTAATGGATAAAACTCAGGGAAATGTAGTTAGCCATACAATATTCCAATGTCCATCAAAACTTGGAAAAGGGGTTTTAGTTACTCCAACTGTTCATGGAAATTTATTAGTTGGACCTGACGCCAGAGATATAGAAGATAAAGGCGATGTTGGAACACTAGCAGAAGGATTAAATGAAGTAAGAGACGCTTCAATGCGTACAACTAATAAAGTTAATTTTAGAGAAATAATAAGGAGCTTTGCAGGTCTTCGTGCTAATCCAGATACAGGTGATTTTATAGTAGAAGAAAATGATGAAGTCAAAGGTTTCGTAGATGTTGCCGGAATGAAATCACCTGGTCTTTCTTCAGCACCAGCTATAGCTCTTGATGTTGTAGAAATATTGAAAGAAGCAGGATGTAAGTTAGATAAAAAATCAGACTTTAAGGCAAAAAGAGAACAAATTCATTTTATGGAATTATCGGCTAAGGAAAAAGCTGAATTAATAAAGAAAAATCCGCAATATGGAAGAATGGTTTGTAGATGTGAAAGCATAACAGAAGGTGAGATTGTAGATGCAATAAAGAGAAGTATAGGGATACCATCCTTAGATAGTATTAAAAGAAGATGTAGACCAGGAATGGGAAGATGTCAAGGTGGATTCTGTGGACCAAGAGTTCAAGAAATAATAGCAAGAGAATGTAATGTCCCACTTGAAGATGTAGTTCAAGAAAAATCAGATTCATATATATTATTAGGTAAGACAAAATAG
- a CDS encoding NAD(P)/FAD-dependent oxidoreductase, whose translation MSYELIVVGGGPAGLAAAYEAYNSGIKKILILERDKELGGILNQCIHNGFGLHTFKEELTGPEYAGRFIEMIQDTNVEVKLDTMVLEIGKDKTVYAINTEEGYMELKAKAIILAMGCRERTRGAINIPGDRPAGVFNAGAAQRYINVEGYMPGKEVLILGSGDIGLIMARRMTLEGAKVKAVVELCPYSNGLNRNIVQCLNDYDIPLYLSHTVVDIVGDKRLEKVVIAEVDENKRPIKGTEKEFDVDTLLLSVGLIPENEISFNAGLEPDRRTNGLIVNESMETSVEGIFACGNVVHVHDLVDFVTQESKHAGFSAAKYIKGELKKDKYVNIINGANINYTVPQKVNAEAVDDKLTVFMRVNNIYHNKALVVRCNDEVIAKFKRAHLAPSEMEKVVLSKVLLEKVKGDITISLEDGE comes from the coding sequence ATGAGTTATGAATTAATAGTAGTAGGTGGAGGACCAGCTGGTCTTGCAGCAGCATATGAAGCATATAATAGTGGAATTAAAAAAATATTGATTTTAGAAAGAGATAAAGAATTAGGTGGTATATTAAATCAATGCATTCATAATGGTTTTGGGCTTCATACTTTTAAGGAAGAACTTACAGGGCCAGAATATGCAGGAAGATTCATTGAAATGATTCAAGATACTAATGTTGAAGTTAAACTAGACACTATGGTATTAGAAATCGGAAAAGATAAAACTGTTTATGCAATAAATACAGAAGAAGGCTATATGGAACTCAAGGCCAAAGCTATAATTCTTGCAATGGGTTGCAGAGAAAGAACTAGAGGTGCTATAAATATTCCTGGTGATAGACCAGCGGGTGTATTTAATGCAGGTGCAGCCCAAAGATATATAAATGTAGAAGGATATATGCCTGGTAAAGAAGTCCTTATTTTAGGATCAGGAGATATTGGACTTATAATGGCTAGAAGAATGACTCTTGAAGGCGCTAAAGTTAAAGCTGTAGTCGAATTGTGTCCATATTCAAATGGATTAAACAGAAATATAGTACAATGTTTAAATGATTATGATATTCCTCTATATTTATCACACACAGTTGTAGATATTGTAGGAGATAAGAGACTTGAAAAAGTTGTAATAGCAGAAGTTGATGAAAATAAGAGACCTATTAAAGGAACTGAGAAAGAATTTGATGTAGATACACTACTACTATCAGTTGGATTAATTCCAGAAAATGAAATATCATTTAATGCCGGACTTGAACCTGATAGAAGAACTAATGGTTTAATTGTTAATGAGAGTATGGAAACTTCAGTAGAAGGAATATTTGCATGTGGTAATGTAGTTCATGTTCATGACTTAGTTGACTTTGTAACTCAAGAGTCAAAACACGCAGGTTTTTCTGCTGCTAAGTACATTAAGGGTGAACTTAAGAAAGACAAATATGTAAACATAATAAATGGTGCAAATATAAATTATACAGTGCCACAAAAAGTTAATGCAGAAGCTGTTGATGATAAACTAACTGTATTTATGAGAGTAAATAACATATATCATAATAAGGCATTAGTTGTAAGATGCAATGATGAAGTTATAGCTAAATTTAAAAGAGCTCACTTAGCACCATCAGAAATGGAAAAGGTAGTTTTAAGTAAGGTGCTATTAGAGAAAGTTAAAGGTGATATAACAATATCATTAGAGGATGGTGAATAA
- a CDS encoding sensor histidine kinase, translating to MKKLRNKLKIKSLKWQLLFRFLVILILLLGIMGLFQYISMKNYLYKTKVQVLHERFHNLDFKKMSKENMEDITESDTKEILKNLWDKNMSVALINKNGELLGQRSNIDTPRDDDDGDDDSKEPDELKRKEVPVPVLSREKYIEICNEQGNLEHTYEVVRDENNNYQMVAWIKVGDLDSPSGLIQLSTPIDDITSILDRQEYVHISLSIMILIVGTILGITIFNRTLKPLYKITDTVEGISVTDLHTRLTEESGQLEINRLSKSFNIMLERIEASFEKEQLIKEKMRRFVSDASHELRTPLTSIHGFVEVLLRGAAKNQEKLDLALNSILMESERLAKLVNDLLMLTKLDQKPIVEINKENLDDVINEIVPQLQILSRNRTLNLNLKNNIYVYINKNQIKQVIFNITQNAVIHTDRNKGIITISTDIENYQNKTFAVLKISDNGAGIPKEHLDKIYDRFFRSDFHRAREQGGYGLGLSIVKSIIDSNRGKIRVESELGVGTTFSIYLKLENKADEFDIF from the coding sequence ATGAAAAAATTAAGAAATAAATTAAAAATAAAGAGTTTGAAATGGCAATTGTTGTTTAGGTTTCTTGTGATATTAATTTTATTATTGGGAATTATGGGACTTTTTCAGTATATAAGTATGAAAAATTATTTATACAAAACAAAGGTGCAAGTACTTCATGAGAGGTTTCATAATCTAGACTTTAAGAAAATGTCAAAAGAAAATATGGAGGATATAACTGAAAGTGATACTAAAGAAATTTTAAAGAATTTATGGGATAAAAATATGAGTGTAGCTCTAATAAATAAAAATGGAGAGCTGTTAGGTCAAAGAAGCAATATAGATACACCTAGAGATGATGATGACGGCGACGATGATTCAAAGGAGCCAGATGAGCTAAAGAGGAAAGAGGTACCAGTACCGGTGCTTTCTAGAGAGAAATATATAGAGATTTGTAATGAACAAGGGAATTTAGAACATACATATGAAGTAGTAAGAGATGAAAACAATAATTATCAAATGGTTGCATGGATAAAAGTTGGGGATTTAGATTCACCATCAGGGTTAATACAGCTGAGTACACCAATAGACGATATTACAAGTATCTTAGATAGGCAAGAGTATGTGCATATTAGTCTTTCGATTATGATTCTCATAGTGGGAACAATACTTGGAATCACTATTTTTAATCGAACATTGAAGCCGTTATATAAGATAACTGATACTGTGGAAGGAATAAGTGTAACTGATCTTCATACAAGACTAACGGAAGAAAGTGGTCAATTAGAAATTAATAGATTATCAAAATCCTTTAATATTATGCTTGAAAGAATAGAGGCATCATTTGAAAAAGAACAGCTTATCAAAGAAAAAATGAGACGATTTGTATCTGATGCATCACATGAATTACGTACACCACTAACTTCAATTCATGGTTTTGTTGAAGTATTATTAAGAGGGGCAGCAAAAAATCAGGAAAAATTAGATTTGGCTTTAAACAGCATATTGATGGAAAGTGAAAGGCTTGCAAAATTGGTAAATGACCTTCTAATGTTAACTAAATTAGATCAGAAGCCAATTGTTGAAATAAACAAGGAAAATTTAGATGATGTTATAAATGAAATAGTCCCTCAACTTCAAATACTTTCTAGAAATCGGACTTTAAACTTAAATCTGAAGAATAATATATATGTATATATAAATAAAAATCAAATTAAACAAGTCATATTTAACATAACTCAAAATGCTGTAATTCATACTGATAGAAACAAAGGTATTATAACAATTTCTACAGATATAGAAAATTACCAAAATAAAACTTTTGCAGTTTTAAAGATTTCTGATAATGGAGCTGGCATACCTAAAGAACATTTAGATAAAATATATGATAGATTTTTCAGAAGTGATTTTCACAGAGCTAGGGAACAAGGGGGATATGGATTGGGTCTCTCTATAGTAAAATCAATAATTGATAGCAATCGTGGAAAAATTAGAGTAGAAAGTGAGCTTGGAGTTGGGACAACATTCTCAATATATTTAAAATTAGAAAATAAGGCAGATGAATTTGATATTTTTTGA
- a CDS encoding putative quinol monooxygenase, with the protein MIKIVARSVIKNEQTEKYLSLAEELIDKSRKEEGCISYGLFQDINDSSIFTFIEEWKDEKAINLHNNSEHFTRIVPLLGELRVGNGEVNLYKEI; encoded by the coding sequence ATGATAAAAATAGTGGCCAGAAGTGTTATAAAAAATGAACAAACAGAAAAATATCTAAGCCTTGCGGAAGAGTTAATTGATAAAAGTAGAAAAGAAGAAGGCTGTATCTCATATGGCTTGTTTCAAGATATTAATGATAGTTCTATATTCACCTTCATAGAAGAATGGAAAGACGAAAAAGCAATCAATTTGCATAACAACAGTGAGCATTTTACAAGAATAGTTCCTTTACTAGGTGAACTTCGTGTAGGCAATGGGGAAGTAAATTTATACAAAGAAATATAA
- the glpK gene encoding glycerol kinase GlpK, giving the protein MKKYILALDQGTTSSRAIIFDKEQNILGVSQKEFTQIYPNQGWVEHNPLEIWASQYGVLQEVIAKTNITQEEVAAIGITNQRETTIVWDKNTGEPVYNAIVWQCRRTAGIIEELKLDKEFSEYVKENTGLLLDAYFSATKIKWILDNVEGARERAEKGELLFGTVDTWLVWKLTNGKVHVTDYTNASRTMLYNIKELRWDERILEKLNIPKSMLPEVKNSSEVYGYTNLGGTGGVRVPIAGMAGDQQCALFGQTCFEEGSVKNTYGTGCFLLMNTGEKMIHSKNGLVSTIAVGIDGRVQYALEGSVFVGGAVIQWIRDELKLVTDAADTEYFAQKVEDNGGVYVVPAFTGLGAPYWDMYARGAIFGLTRGANRNHIIRAALESIAYQSKDLIDAMQEDAGCKLTRLKVDGGASRNNLLMQFQADITGAEVVRPIITETTALGAAYLAGLAVGFWKSKEEIAEKWAVSQSYSPNLAEEKKEKLYKGWKKAVKRAEGWEEE; this is encoded by the coding sequence ATGAAAAAGTATATATTAGCATTAGATCAAGGAACTACAAGCTCAAGAGCAATAATCTTTGATAAAGAACAAAATATATTAGGAGTGAGTCAAAAAGAATTTACTCAAATTTATCCAAACCAAGGATGGGTTGAACATAATCCTTTAGAAATATGGGCAAGCCAATATGGAGTTTTACAAGAAGTTATTGCAAAGACTAATATAACTCAAGAAGAAGTAGCAGCTATAGGAATTACTAACCAAAGAGAAACAACAATAGTTTGGGATAAAAATACTGGAGAACCAGTATACAATGCAATAGTATGGCAATGTAGAAGAACAGCAGGTATAATAGAAGAACTTAAACTAGACAAAGAATTTAGTGAATATGTAAAAGAAAATACAGGATTACTTTTGGACGCATATTTTTCAGCAACTAAAATAAAATGGATATTAGACAACGTAGAAGGTGCTAGAGAGAGAGCAGAGAAAGGTGAATTATTATTTGGTACAGTAGATACTTGGTTAGTGTGGAAACTTACAAATGGTAAGGTTCATGTAACAGATTATACTAATGCTTCTAGAACAATGCTTTATAATATAAAGGAATTAAGATGGGATGAAAGAATCCTAGAAAAGCTTAACATTCCAAAATCAATGTTACCAGAAGTTAAAAATTCATCAGAAGTTTATGGATACACAAATCTTGGAGGAACAGGAGGCGTTAGAGTTCCAATAGCAGGTATGGCAGGGGATCAACAATGCGCTCTATTTGGACAAACTTGTTTTGAAGAAGGTAGTGTTAAAAATACTTATGGAACAGGATGCTTCTTACTTATGAATACAGGAGAAAAAATGATTCATAGTAAAAATGGATTAGTAAGTACTATTGCAGTTGGTATAGATGGAAGAGTACAATATGCATTAGAAGGTTCAGTATTTGTTGGTGGTGCCGTTATTCAATGGATTAGAGATGAACTTAAGTTAGTTACTGATGCAGCAGATACAGAGTATTTTGCACAGAAAGTAGAAGACAATGGTGGAGTATATGTTGTTCCAGCATTTACAGGACTTGGAGCTCCATATTGGGATATGTATGCAAGAGGCGCTATCTTCGGACTTACAAGAGGTGCTAATAGAAATCATATAATAAGAGCTGCTCTTGAATCTATTGCATATCAATCTAAGGATCTTATAGATGCAATGCAAGAGGATGCAGGATGTAAATTAACAAGACTTAAAGTTGATGGTGGAGCAAGTAGAAATAATTTATTAATGCAATTCCAAGCTGATATAACAGGGGCAGAGGTTGTAAGACCTATTATAACTGAAACAACAGCTCTTGGTGCAGCATATTTAGCAGGACTTGCTGTAGGTTTCTGGAAATCAAAAGAAGAAATAGCTGAAAAGTGGGCTGTAAGTCAGTCTTATTCTCCAAACTTAGCAGAAGAGAAGAAAGAAAAATTATATAAAGGATGGAAAAAAGCCGTTAAGAGAGCAGAAGGCTGGGAAGAGGAATAG